The Desulfovibrio subterraneus genome has a segment encoding these proteins:
- a CDS encoding sigma-54-dependent Fis family transcriptional regulator — protein MVEVKTFHFTNERIQALLLQMGQQRSTGLLFKLIVDHLSAFNEIALARIWLVRRGDSCSSCLLAEECGSQDKCLHLVASAGHSQVDKTADWTRLDGAHRRFPMGARKVGHIAALGVPVIIESIQNDSKWIAHPDWARKEHLESFAGYPMRFQGEILGVLAVFTKNRMTQSALDVLGIIANHAASALANAMAFEKIQALTKQLEAENDYLREELSDVASAGGFVGRSASLHHVIDQIDLVAPSNANVLILGESGTGKELVAWEVHQKSSRRSKPLVRVNCASVPKELFSSEFFGHTRGAFTGALADRAGKFGAAHQGTLFLDEIGEIPMEQQAQLLRVLQEGEYERLGEEKIRKVDVRIIAATNRDLKKEMQAGRFREDLYFRLNVFPITIPPLRERREDIEPLADHFLKRCLRDMNRSVFSFTPAQIDELVRYDWPGNVRELQNVVERFAISSSSRSVRPGALGLLGDVRNCASFPPSADASSGVLTENDMMRLQKQNIENALRLCNGKIYGPDGAASLLGVRPTTLSTRIKAMKIGRK, from the coding sequence ATGGTCGAAGTGAAAACATTTCATTTTACAAACGAACGTATTCAGGCGCTGTTGTTGCAGATGGGACAACAGCGCTCTACCGGTTTGCTCTTCAAATTGATTGTCGACCATCTCTCCGCATTCAACGAGATAGCCCTTGCGAGGATATGGCTTGTCCGAAGGGGTGACAGTTGCTCCTCGTGCCTTTTGGCAGAAGAATGCGGGTCTCAAGATAAATGCCTTCATCTCGTCGCAAGTGCAGGGCACTCTCAGGTAGACAAAACGGCAGACTGGACTCGATTGGATGGAGCGCACAGAAGATTCCCGATGGGAGCCCGTAAGGTGGGTCACATTGCGGCATTGGGCGTGCCGGTGATTATTGAGTCGATCCAGAATGATTCCAAATGGATTGCTCATCCCGACTGGGCACGGAAGGAGCATCTGGAGAGCTTTGCAGGGTACCCCATGCGATTTCAGGGGGAGATATTAGGAGTTCTGGCTGTGTTTACCAAAAACCGGATGACGCAGTCAGCTCTGGATGTTTTGGGAATAATCGCAAACCACGCCGCCTCGGCGTTGGCCAATGCGATGGCCTTCGAGAAAATTCAGGCATTGACGAAACAGCTTGAAGCGGAAAATGACTATCTGCGTGAAGAGCTCTCTGATGTTGCTTCCGCAGGAGGATTTGTCGGCCGAAGTGCCTCGCTGCACCATGTAATTGACCAGATTGACCTTGTGGCTCCTTCGAATGCGAACGTGCTGATTCTTGGCGAGTCGGGTACCGGCAAAGAGCTTGTGGCGTGGGAGGTGCATCAGAAAAGCTCCCGCAGAAGTAAGCCTTTGGTCAGGGTTAACTGCGCCTCGGTACCCAAAGAGCTGTTTTCGAGTGAATTTTTTGGTCATACCCGTGGGGCTTTTACCGGTGCGCTTGCAGACAGGGCAGGGAAATTCGGGGCGGCGCATCAGGGTACCTTGTTTTTGGACGAAATCGGTGAAATCCCCATGGAACAACAGGCCCAGTTGTTACGCGTCCTGCAGGAAGGGGAATATGAGAGATTGGGGGAGGAAAAAATCAGAAAGGTTGATGTGCGCATAATTGCCGCAACAAACCGGGATCTGAAAAAGGAGATGCAGGCCGGGCGTTTCCGCGAAGACTTGTATTTTCGTTTGAATGTCTTTCCTATAACTATTCCTCCCTTGCGCGAAAGAAGAGAAGATATTGAGCCGCTGGCAGATCATTTTCTCAAACGCTGTCTCAGAGATATGAATCGTTCCGTATTCAGTTTTACTCCCGCACAGATAGATGAACTTGTTCGCTACGATTGGCCGGGCAATGTTCGTGAGTTGCAAAATGTCGTGGAGCGTTTTGCCATTTCTTCCTCCTCAAGATCCGTCCGTCCGGGGGCCCTCGGGCTTTTGGGCGACGTGCGGAATTGCGCCTCGTTCCCTCCTTCTGCAGATGCCTCTTCGGGGGTGCTGACCGAAAATGATATGATGCGGCTTCAAAAGCAGAATATCGAGAACGCCCTCAGGCTTTGCAATGGCAAGATCTATGGTCCGGATGGAGCTGCCTCGTTATTGGGTGTGCGGCCAACGACACTGTCTACCAGAATTAAGGCAATGAAGATTGGCCGGAAATGA
- a CDS encoding MerR family transcriptional regulator, whose amino-acid sequence MKKHILTTGEFAKLCGTQKGTLLFYDKEGLLKPKHVSENGYRRYEIEQYFEFDLLSMLKEVGSSLKEIKTHLRHMDGESFLSFLEEKQVAAERELNKLKQRTLMLGDMAECLREALNFDYDVLTVEQQEEERLEVTPTGASPSESQWDLVQRFVEFHDTYERQEQKPRSPFGFIFEPDDVRRGKLLERYSFHRARRTTPRSRLHVKPKGRWAILAHKGTEETHRQALTNMLETIVSSGMTIKSDIYVYDMMSYIINDTGDCYAQKYCILVE is encoded by the coding sequence ATGAAAAAACATATTCTTACGACAGGCGAGTTCGCAAAGCTATGCGGAACACAGAAAGGGACGCTGCTGTTTTACGACAAAGAAGGGCTGCTGAAACCAAAGCACGTTTCTGAAAACGGCTATCGGCGCTACGAGATAGAACAGTATTTTGAATTCGACCTGCTCTCGATGCTCAAGGAAGTCGGCAGTTCGCTGAAAGAAATCAAAACTCATTTACGCCATATGGATGGTGAGAGTTTCCTGTCTTTTCTTGAGGAGAAGCAGGTTGCCGCAGAAAGGGAATTGAACAAACTGAAGCAACGGACGCTTATGCTCGGGGACATGGCCGAGTGTCTGCGCGAAGCTTTGAATTTTGACTACGACGTATTGACCGTGGAACAGCAGGAAGAAGAGCGTCTGGAGGTGACCCCCACCGGGGCAAGCCCATCCGAGTCACAATGGGACCTGGTCCAACGATTTGTCGAGTTCCATGATACCTATGAAAGGCAGGAACAAAAGCCACGCTCCCCGTTCGGTTTTATCTTCGAACCGGATGACGTGCGCCGGGGCAAGCTCCTCGAGCGCTATTCCTTCCACCGGGCAAGGCGCACAACGCCGCGTTCACGGCTTCACGTCAAACCTAAAGGCAGGTGGGCCATTCTGGCTCATAAAGGAACGGAAGAAACGCACAGACAGGCCCTTACCAACATGTTGGAAACAATCGTTTCCTCCGGCATGACCATAAAGAGTGATATCTATGTGTACGACATGATGAGCTATATCATCAATGACACTGGAGATTGCTACGCGCAGAAGTATTGTATTCTGGTGGAATAG
- a CDS encoding efflux RND transporter periplasmic adaptor subunit produces MVRGIVNIQLWRVVIALCCIVSVAGCDASEPLASAPAEVRYSVVREEKLTLSSTLPGRVSALVMAEVRPQVDGIIVERLFEEGADVAKGQVLYRIDPAVHKAAYAMAKASLAEAQANVAAIALLETRQRLLISQHAVSSQELDNTISQHGQATARVAKAQAELEAAAINLAYTEIKAPVAGRIGASSVTVGALVTANQPSALAVIQQTDRVYVDIAQSSTDTIRLRRAMAQGRMAPEGSATKVRLTLEDGSPYTAITRTKADGEQEWIQGDLLFSEISVGQSTGSILLRAVFSNPDRLLLPGMYVKATIEEGVVGNAVLIPQGAAFANNAGGHSAYVLRRDAAGDGVFRVERRDIRLERASGNRWVVGSGLNAGDILVVEGFQKATPGELVKGTPAQRVPAEAVARAPERKD; encoded by the coding sequence ATGGTTCGGGGGATTGTGAATATACAATTGTGGCGGGTGGTTATAGCGCTGTGCTGTATTGTGTCCGTGGCGGGCTGTGACGCATCGGAACCGCTCGCGTCCGCGCCTGCCGAGGTGCGGTACTCGGTGGTCAGGGAAGAAAAATTAACTCTGAGCAGCACATTGCCGGGGCGGGTTTCCGCGCTTGTAATGGCGGAAGTAAGGCCTCAGGTGGACGGCATCATCGTTGAACGCCTCTTTGAAGAAGGCGCGGATGTGGCAAAGGGGCAAGTATTGTATCGTATTGACCCTGCAGTTCACAAGGCGGCGTACGCCATGGCCAAAGCATCGCTGGCGGAGGCGCAAGCCAATGTGGCGGCTATTGCCCTGCTGGAAACACGGCAGCGGCTTTTGATCTCCCAACATGCCGTCAGCTCACAGGAACTGGACAATACCATTTCCCAGCACGGACAGGCCACTGCCCGGGTTGCCAAGGCTCAAGCCGAACTGGAAGCCGCCGCAATTAATCTTGCCTACACGGAAATTAAAGCACCGGTGGCAGGACGCATTGGAGCTTCGTCCGTAACTGTCGGTGCTCTTGTCACGGCAAACCAGCCATCTGCTCTCGCCGTCATCCAACAGACGGATCGCGTCTATGTGGATATAGCGCAATCCAGCACGGACACTATACGCCTGCGCCGGGCCATGGCTCAAGGGCGAATGGCTCCCGAAGGCAGTGCCACCAAGGTGCGCCTTACCCTTGAAGACGGATCTCCGTACACGGCGATAACCCGGACAAAGGCGGATGGAGAACAGGAATGGATACAGGGGGATCTGTTGTTCTCGGAGATATCCGTCGGGCAAAGTACGGGAAGTATTCTGTTGCGGGCTGTATTCAGTAATCCGGACAGGCTGCTGCTGCCGGGAATGTATGTAAAGGCAACTATCGAAGAAGGGGTGGTAGGCAATGCAGTGCTGATTCCGCAAGGCGCTGCGTTTGCGAACAATGCCGGCGGACATTCTGCCTATGTATTACGGCGAGATGCTGCCGGAGATGGTGTATTCCGGGTTGAGCGCCGCGATATCCGGCTTGAACGCGCATCAGGCAACCGCTGGGTTGTCGGCTCCGGCTTGAATGCCGGAGATATTCTGGTGGTGGAGGGATTTCAGAAAGCCACTCCCGGCGAACTGGTCAAGGGCACTCCCGCGCAACGCGTTCCCGCTGAAGCTGTCGCCAGAGCCCCCGAAAGGAAGGATTGA
- a CDS encoding DUF169 domain-containing protein, giving the protein MTYKEIQALLMKELRLYHYPVAVKFFYDACELKAFHDRAREIHTPLKPMTFCQWEIAARMQGQIVYSDADGLGCGNAKYCFGWKGLDEAEIKGHAKYVRDMDQAKKFVASKAVLMPGLLGVAVAPLEAIDNLFEPDTVHFYCDNMQAYHLAVDYMAATDTHPLRPNITMNSSACGGNVWSFVEQKFNMLPACSGSYNAGKTERGEINVIIPGSKFRITIERLRQRIALASSSITRPGDGFPGADICKNCPLIIFKKK; this is encoded by the coding sequence ATGACGTATAAAGAAATACAAGCACTCTTGATGAAAGAACTGCGCCTCTACCATTATCCGGTGGCGGTGAAGTTCTTTTACGATGCCTGCGAACTGAAGGCGTTTCATGATCGCGCAAGGGAAATTCACACGCCCTTGAAACCCATGACGTTCTGCCAATGGGAAATCGCAGCGCGCATGCAGGGACAAATCGTCTATTCCGACGCGGATGGCCTCGGGTGCGGCAATGCGAAATACTGCTTTGGCTGGAAGGGGTTGGACGAGGCCGAGATCAAGGGCCACGCCAAATACGTCAGGGATATGGACCAAGCGAAGAAGTTCGTCGCGTCCAAGGCGGTTCTCATGCCGGGCTTGCTGGGGGTGGCAGTCGCTCCGCTTGAAGCCATCGACAATCTCTTCGAACCCGACACTGTCCATTTCTATTGTGACAACATGCAGGCCTACCATCTTGCTGTCGACTACATGGCTGCAACAGACACCCACCCCCTGCGACCCAACATAACCATGAACTCCTCGGCCTGCGGCGGTAACGTCTGGAGCTTTGTCGAACAGAAATTCAACATGCTTCCTGCCTGCTCCGGCAGTTACAATGCCGGAAAAACGGAACGGGGAGAAATCAACGTAATCATCCCCGGCTCAAAGTTCCGGATCACCATTGAAAGACTCAGGCAACGAATAGCGTTGGCCAGTAGCTCCATCACCCGCCCGGGAGATGGATTTCCCGGTGCTGACATTTGCAAGAATTGTCCGTTGATCATCTTCAAAAAGAAATAG
- a CDS encoding methyl-accepting chemotaxis protein: MIFKSIKTKIVLSSACCISILAISIVALQVYEQNNTSEFVGIKVDSLIEESTARGLLGIAKGEAGIIQSKLEKNINTARTIASAFKSIRSDDESRHAIDIRKVFNDILLTALNDNPEFLGTYSAWQPNAIDGNDSAYQGKTADGYDNTGRFVPYWNRDKNGKIARQALVGYEDASQHPNGVRKGGWYLSPRERGKENILDPFPYIVQGRQEWLTTMSVPILIDNEFLGIGGTDLRLDFVQRLAEDVAKGLYDGNAIVQVISYMGIIVADSSNANNVGKPISQTDNKYAAQISQKVKAAEFYINLGKEEGTVLAMSPIPLAETGTPWAVLITVPRNIVFADAIQLNKEMAENAKDSIQAVLVIGIGLAVFACIALWFLAGAIVAPVKKSVRFAESVANGDFDQKLDINQADEIGILAESLRKMVTNLKRMIVEAEEKSKAAEEEAERANTAVAEANKAKEQAARAERDGKLQAARGLEEVVNIVTSASEQLISQIDKSTRSTTDQYAQISEAATAMEEMNVTVLEVAKNASRSAETANQTKEKAQTGSNIVTQVLSSMEEVQSIAKQLKKDVTILGEDAKSIGQVMEVISDIADQTNLLALNAAIEAARAGEAGRGFAVVADEVRKLAEKTMTATKEVGAAIKKIQHGTQVNIVHVETAVTKINETAEFSGESGQALNSIVSFADETSEQVHSIATASEEQSATSEEINRSLAQIAEISSETTRAMQESAKAVNEMARQAQVLQSLITQMKS; the protein is encoded by the coding sequence ATGATTTTTAAATCGATAAAGACAAAAATTGTTTTGAGTTCTGCGTGCTGCATTTCAATTCTCGCAATCTCAATCGTAGCCTTGCAAGTCTACGAGCAGAATAATACCAGTGAGTTTGTAGGGATAAAAGTTGACAGCCTGATAGAAGAGTCAACAGCGAGAGGTTTGCTTGGAATTGCCAAGGGCGAAGCGGGAATAATTCAATCGAAACTTGAAAAAAATATTAATACTGCAAGAACCATCGCCAGTGCATTCAAATCAATACGATCTGACGATGAAAGCCGACATGCCATCGATATCAGAAAAGTTTTTAATGATATTCTTCTCACGGCTCTTAATGACAATCCTGAATTTCTGGGGACATACAGTGCATGGCAGCCCAATGCCATCGACGGCAATGACAGCGCCTACCAGGGCAAAACCGCTGATGGATATGACAACACTGGGCGCTTCGTTCCTTACTGGAATAGAGATAAAAATGGGAAGATAGCACGACAGGCACTCGTGGGCTACGAAGATGCAAGCCAGCACCCCAACGGCGTGCGCAAAGGCGGATGGTATTTGAGTCCACGGGAGCGTGGCAAAGAAAATATCCTCGATCCCTTTCCATACATTGTGCAAGGCAGACAGGAATGGCTTACCACCATGTCTGTTCCCATTCTGATTGATAATGAATTCCTTGGGATAGGCGGCACAGACTTGCGGTTGGACTTTGTGCAGCGGCTCGCTGAGGATGTCGCTAAAGGACTGTATGATGGCAACGCTATTGTACAAGTTATCAGTTACATGGGCATAATTGTCGCAGACAGCTCCAATGCAAATAATGTCGGGAAACCTATATCTCAGACGGACAACAAGTATGCAGCCCAAATAAGCCAGAAGGTTAAGGCCGCGGAGTTTTACATCAATTTAGGGAAAGAAGAAGGCACGGTTTTGGCCATGTCTCCAATACCGCTTGCCGAGACAGGAACCCCGTGGGCTGTGCTGATCACCGTACCAAGAAATATTGTGTTTGCTGATGCGATTCAACTAAACAAGGAAATGGCAGAAAATGCCAAAGACAGTATTCAGGCAGTCCTGGTGATCGGCATAGGATTGGCTGTCTTTGCATGCATTGCACTTTGGTTCCTTGCAGGCGCAATAGTGGCACCTGTAAAGAAGTCTGTGCGTTTTGCTGAAAGCGTTGCGAATGGGGACTTTGATCAGAAATTGGACATCAATCAGGCTGACGAGATAGGCATCCTCGCGGAATCGTTGCGAAAGATGGTCACAAATCTGAAGCGGATGATCGTTGAAGCCGAAGAGAAAAGTAAAGCCGCTGAAGAGGAAGCTGAACGAGCAAATACTGCTGTTGCAGAAGCGAACAAAGCAAAAGAACAGGCCGCAAGAGCTGAACGGGATGGCAAACTTCAAGCTGCTAGAGGTCTTGAAGAAGTTGTTAATATTGTAACTTCAGCTTCGGAACAGCTCATATCGCAAATCGATAAATCAACCCGAAGCACAACGGATCAATATGCCCAAATCAGCGAAGCTGCGACGGCGATGGAAGAGATGAACGTAACGGTGTTAGAGGTTGCAAAAAACGCATCAAGATCAGCTGAAACCGCTAATCAAACGAAGGAGAAGGCGCAAACAGGATCAAACATCGTCACCCAGGTTCTTTCCAGCATGGAAGAAGTGCAGTCCATAGCCAAGCAGCTCAAGAAAGACGTTACTATCTTGGGTGAAGATGCGAAAAGCATAGGGCAAGTTATGGAAGTCATATCAGATATCGCAGACCAAACAAACCTCCTTGCCCTTAACGCTGCCATAGAGGCTGCCAGGGCTGGCGAAGCCGGTCGCGGCTTTGCCGTTGTTGCTGACGAAGTTCGTAAACTGGCTGAAAAAACAATGACAGCGACCAAGGAAGTAGGGGCTGCCATCAAAAAAATCCAACATGGAACACAGGTTAACATAGTTCATGTAGAAACCGCAGTCACAAAAATTAACGAGACTGCAGAGTTTTCAGGGGAATCCGGTCAGGCACTTAATTCCATCGTTTCATTTGCGGATGAGACATCTGAACAAGTTCACAGCATAGCGACAGCATCTGAAGAACAATCCGCCACTAGCGAGGAGATCAACCGTTCACTCGCTCAAATTGCTGAAATTTCATCTGAAACAACAAGAGCCATGCAGGAATCAGCAAAAGCCGTTAATGAGATGGCAAGGCAGGCACAAGTACTGCAAAGCCTCATTACCCAAATGAAAAGTTAA
- a CDS encoding GFA family protein, translating to MKHAGGCLCGKVAFEVEGDFDSFFLCHCERCRKDTGSAHAANLFSSTARLRWLSGEEDVRTFNFNATGHIKSFCIHCGSALPNIQMDGALLVVPAGSLDSDVPIRPDGHIFIANKANWDSGLENVPMFERLPDEFEE from the coding sequence ATGAAACATGCAGGAGGCTGTTTGTGCGGCAAGGTCGCATTTGAGGTGGAAGGCGATTTTGATAGTTTTTTCCTCTGTCACTGCGAACGGTGCCGCAAAGACACCGGCTCCGCCCATGCTGCCAATCTGTTTTCCTCCACAGCCAGGCTGCGGTGGCTGTCCGGCGAAGAGGACGTGCGGACGTTCAATTTCAACGCAACAGGGCATATCAAGAGCTTCTGCATTCATTGCGGTTCTGCTCTGCCGAATATTCAGATGGATGGAGCGCTTCTCGTCGTCCCCGCTGGCAGTCTCGACAGCGATGTGCCTATCAGGCCGGATGGCCATATCTTCATCGCAAACAAGGCCAATTGGGATTCCGGACTGGAGAATGTGCCCATGTTCGAGCGGCTTCCTGATGAGTTTGAAGAGTGA